The Streptomyces spororaveus genome includes a region encoding these proteins:
- a CDS encoding ROK family protein, with translation MNGNGAPPRVGDATTPSASGTAARTRLERGRGALGPALELVHTGRAPTRAVLTAELGVTRATAGAVAAELEALGLIRVDSRPGGAGGTGGAQGRPSHRLSVAEDGPVALAAQVHSDGFRAALVGLGGRIVATAPGKVTVSADPAQVLGAVVEAGAELLAESGRRCVGAGLAVPSAVAEPDGTALNPLHLAWPAGSPVRAIFAECVKAAGIDGPALTGNDVNLAALAEHRHGAGRSAQHLLCVATGHRGVGGALVLDGRLHSGSSGLALEVGHLTVNPEGRACHCGSRGCLDVEADPLAFLTAAGRSAGPEVSLLQQARDLLRDEPAEPAVRAATEELIDRLGLGLAGLVNILNPDRIILGGLHRELLYADPDRLRAVVADRSLWGRSGGVPILPCTLDHNSLVGAAELAWQPVLDDPLGALA, from the coding sequence ATGAACGGGAACGGGGCCCCGCCGCGGGTGGGGGATGCGACCACGCCATCCGCGTCCGGTACGGCCGCGCGGACCAGGCTGGAGCGGGGGCGCGGCGCGCTCGGGCCGGCGCTGGAGCTCGTCCACACCGGCCGTGCCCCGACCCGCGCCGTGCTGACGGCCGAACTCGGGGTCACCCGCGCCACCGCCGGAGCGGTCGCCGCCGAACTGGAGGCGCTCGGGCTGATCCGGGTCGATTCCCGCCCGGGCGGAGCCGGAGGAACCGGCGGCGCCCAGGGCCGGCCCTCGCACCGGCTCTCCGTGGCCGAGGACGGCCCCGTGGCGCTGGCCGCCCAGGTGCACTCGGACGGTTTCCGTGCCGCCCTGGTCGGCCTCGGCGGCCGCATCGTGGCCACCGCCCCCGGCAAGGTCACCGTCTCCGCCGATCCGGCGCAGGTGCTCGGCGCGGTCGTGGAGGCGGGCGCGGAGCTGCTCGCGGAGAGCGGCCGCCGCTGCGTCGGCGCGGGTCTCGCGGTCCCCTCGGCGGTCGCGGAGCCGGACGGCACGGCGCTGAACCCGCTGCACCTGGCCTGGCCGGCCGGCTCTCCCGTACGGGCCATCTTCGCGGAGTGCGTGAAGGCGGCCGGGATCGACGGCCCGGCCCTGACGGGCAACGACGTCAACCTCGCGGCCCTGGCCGAGCACCGGCACGGCGCGGGGCGCAGCGCCCAGCACCTGCTGTGCGTGGCCACCGGGCACCGCGGGGTCGGCGGGGCGCTGGTCCTGGACGGCCGCCTGCACAGCGGGAGTTCGGGCCTGGCCCTGGAGGTCGGCCACCTCACCGTGAACCCCGAAGGACGGGCCTGCCACTGCGGCAGCCGCGGCTGTCTGGATGTGGAGGCGGACCCGCTGGCCTTCCTCACCGCGGCGGGCCGCAGCGCCGGCCCCGAGGTGTCGCTGCTCCAGCAGGCCCGCGACCTGCTGCGGGACGAGCCCGCGGAACCGGCGGTCCGGGCGGCCACGGAGGAGCTGATCGACCGGCTCGGGCTCGGCCTCGCGGGCCTCGTGAACATCCTCAACCCGGACCGGATCATCCTGGGCGGGCTGCACCGGGAGCTGCTGTACGCCGACCCGGACCGGCTGCGCGCGGTGGTCGCGGACCGCAGTCTCTGGGGGCGCAGCGGCGGGGTGCCGATCCTGCCGTGCACCCTCGACCACAACAGCCTGGTCGGGGCGGCGGAGCTGGCGTGGCAGCCGGTGCTCGACGACCCGCTGGGAGCCCTGGCCTAA
- a CDS encoding DUF6643 family protein has product MTSPRSTYGGGYYSAPSFPDTPIYDSLVAERGTPQIAPIRVPAAYESPSAGYSSGGYLPALASSMPALPPAQPQQQQTSGYGYPYQQQSAPQPMPLQNAPAPYIPQQQPMAARGGYMPQPQPQQPRPVAMATGYEAMRPAAPRPMQVPAPVPAASYEDPYGRPYQGRGY; this is encoded by the coding sequence ATGACCTCCCCCCGCTCCACTTATGGCGGCGGTTACTACTCCGCGCCCTCCTTCCCGGACACCCCCATCTACGACTCCCTCGTCGCCGAACGCGGCACTCCGCAGATCGCCCCGATCCGCGTCCCGGCCGCCTACGAGTCCCCGAGCGCCGGATACTCGAGCGGCGGATACCTGCCGGCTCTCGCGTCGTCGATGCCCGCGCTGCCGCCGGCCCAGCCCCAGCAGCAACAGACCTCGGGGTACGGATACCCGTACCAGCAGCAGTCGGCCCCGCAGCCGATGCCGCTGCAGAACGCCCCGGCCCCGTACATCCCGCAGCAGCAGCCGATGGCGGCCCGCGGCGGATACATGCCGCAGCCCCAGCCGCAGCAGCCTCGCCCGGTCGCCATGGCCACCGGGTACGAGGCGATGCGCCCGGCCGCGCCGCGTCCGATGCAGGTGCCCGCACCGGTGCCGGCCGCCTCGTACGAGGACCCGTACGGCCGCCCCTACCAGGGGCGCGGCTACTGA
- a CDS encoding MOSC domain-containing protein yields MSNLHVQALHIHPVKSVAGTAPDEVAVEPWGLSGDRRWALIDPEGTVITQRRHPRLALAAARPVDGGRIAVTAPGMAELFVEVPEPGPLEPAILFGKKVETVAAATTAADWFSAYLGEPVRLVHMDDPAVRRPVDPDYALPGETVSLADAYPLLITTLASLDALNSLIARGDHPEEGPLPMNRFRPNVVVSGGEPWAEDGWLRIGIGDAVFRGVRECGRCVVTTTDQGTAERGKEPLKTLAKHRRIGRSLAFGRQLVPVRLGTVRVGDEVRVLA; encoded by the coding sequence ATGTCGAACTTGCACGTGCAGGCGCTCCACATCCATCCCGTCAAATCGGTAGCGGGGACCGCTCCCGACGAGGTGGCCGTGGAGCCCTGGGGTCTGTCCGGGGACCGGCGCTGGGCGCTGATCGATCCGGAGGGCACGGTCATCACCCAGCGGCGCCATCCGCGCCTGGCCCTGGCCGCGGCCCGTCCCGTCGACGGCGGCCGGATCGCCGTGACGGCGCCGGGCATGGCGGAGCTGTTCGTGGAGGTGCCCGAGCCGGGTCCGCTGGAGCCGGCGATCCTGTTCGGGAAGAAGGTCGAGACCGTGGCCGCGGCGACCACCGCGGCCGACTGGTTCAGCGCGTACCTCGGGGAGCCGGTACGGCTGGTGCACATGGACGATCCGGCGGTACGCCGTCCCGTGGATCCGGACTACGCCCTGCCGGGCGAGACGGTGAGCCTGGCCGACGCCTATCCGCTGCTGATCACCACGCTCGCCTCGCTCGACGCGCTCAACTCGCTGATCGCGCGGGGGGACCATCCCGAGGAGGGTCCGCTGCCGATGAACCGGTTCCGCCCCAATGTGGTGGTTTCGGGGGGCGAGCCGTGGGCGGAGGACGGCTGGCTCCGCATCGGGATCGGCGACGCCGTCTTCCGCGGGGTGCGCGAGTGCGGCCGGTGCGTCGTGACCACCACCGACCAGGGGACGGCAGAGCGCGGCAAGGAGCCTCTGAAGACCCTGGCCAAACACCGGCGGATCGGCCGTTCGCTCGCGTTCGGGCGGCAGCTGGTGCCGGTGCGGCTGGGTACGGTACGCGTCGGCGACGAGGTCCGTGTCCTCGCATGA
- a CDS encoding maleylpyruvate isomerase family mycothiol-dependent enzyme, with protein MEITEHVKALAREGELLAEAAERAGTDAAVPTCPGWRVTDLLRHTGSVHRWATAYVAERRLEPVGFPDAPELVGGELLAWFREGHTDLVRTLDEAPADVQCWTFLPTAPPSPVAFWARRQAHETAVHRMDAESALGAVFSAVEPEFAEDGVDELLTGFHARPRSRVRSAVPKVVRVRAADTGAVWTVHLSAAPARTVGGDTGEAADCELTGEAAWLYAALWNRLPLAGPGVTGDLALARLWTDTAGI; from the coding sequence ATGGAGATCACCGAACATGTGAAGGCGCTCGCACGCGAGGGCGAGCTGCTCGCCGAGGCGGCCGAACGCGCCGGTACGGACGCCGCGGTCCCCACCTGTCCGGGGTGGCGCGTCACCGACCTGCTGCGGCACACCGGCTCGGTGCACCGCTGGGCCACCGCGTACGTCGCGGAGCGCCGGCTGGAGCCGGTGGGCTTCCCGGACGCGCCCGAGCTGGTGGGCGGCGAGCTGCTGGCCTGGTTCCGGGAGGGCCACACGGACCTGGTCCGGACCCTGGACGAGGCCCCGGCCGATGTGCAGTGCTGGACCTTCCTGCCGACGGCCCCGCCCTCGCCGGTGGCGTTCTGGGCGCGGCGGCAGGCGCACGAGACCGCGGTGCACCGGATGGACGCGGAGTCGGCGCTCGGTGCGGTGTTCTCGGCGGTGGAGCCGGAGTTCGCCGAGGACGGGGTGGACGAGCTGCTGACCGGCTTCCACGCGCGGCCGCGCAGCCGGGTGCGGAGCGCCGTGCCCAAGGTGGTGCGGGTGCGGGCGGCCGACACGGGCGCGGTGTGGACCGTACACCTGTCGGCGGCGCCCGCCCGTACGGTAGGGGGTGACACGGGCGAGGCGGCCGACTGCGAACTGACCGGCGAGGCGGCCTGGCTGTACGCGGCCCTGTGGAACCGGCTCCCGCTGGCGGGTCCGGGGGTGACGGGCGACCTGGCGCTGGCCCGGCTGTGGACGGATACGGCCGGAATCTGA
- the fabV gene encoding enoyl-[acyl-carrier-protein] reductase FabV gives MTERVLSPRNRGFLFLDSHPAGCARSVADMWRACPAPARAPEGDGPVALVIGSSAGYGLAATLAGLKRAGIRGIGVSFEKGPTARRTATAGWYRTAATADIARAAGRDLVLLNGDAFSDTMKDQVADLVERRFGGRLDHLIYSVAAPRRTDPDTGTTYASVLRPIGRADRTKTLVFDDEGVPEVREVETAPAEGDDVEQTVAVMGGADWERWIDHLAGRGLLADGFTTAALSYIGSPLTEAIYRQGTIGAAKAHLEATARTLDERLGKLLGGRAVTSVNGAAVTQSSTAIPGIALYTGLLRGVLGDGLVPPIDQLAALWDQLTGAAPLALDDEGRIRLDTFELSDGVQAAVAERWESADTATIAELADLDWFRAEVRRLYGFSVPGIDYAAPVATDVPWPDHTP, from the coding sequence GTGACCGAGCGCGTGCTCAGCCCCCGCAACCGCGGCTTCCTCTTCCTCGACTCCCACCCCGCCGGGTGCGCGCGGTCGGTGGCCGACATGTGGCGGGCGTGCCCCGCGCCCGCCCGCGCACCGGAGGGCGACGGGCCGGTCGCGCTGGTCATCGGTTCCTCCGCCGGGTACGGTCTCGCGGCCACGCTCGCCGGACTCAAGCGCGCCGGCATCCGCGGTATCGGTGTGTCCTTCGAGAAGGGCCCCACCGCGCGCCGCACCGCGACCGCCGGCTGGTACCGCACCGCCGCCACCGCCGACATCGCCCGCGCCGCCGGCCGGGACCTGGTCCTCCTCAACGGCGACGCGTTCTCCGACACGATGAAGGACCAGGTCGCCGACCTCGTCGAGCGGCGTTTCGGCGGCCGGCTCGACCACCTGATCTACTCGGTGGCCGCGCCCCGGCGCACCGACCCCGACACCGGCACCACGTACGCCTCGGTCCTCAGGCCGATCGGCCGCGCCGACCGCACCAAGACCCTGGTCTTCGACGACGAGGGCGTTCCCGAGGTCCGTGAGGTCGAGACCGCACCGGCCGAGGGCGACGACGTGGAGCAGACCGTGGCCGTGATGGGCGGCGCGGACTGGGAACGCTGGATCGACCACCTCGCCGGGCGGGGACTGCTCGCCGACGGGTTCACCACCGCCGCACTGTCCTACATCGGTTCGCCGCTGACGGAGGCGATCTACCGGCAGGGCACCATCGGTGCGGCCAAGGCCCACCTGGAGGCCACCGCCCGCACCCTGGACGAGCGGCTCGGCAAGCTGCTGGGCGGGCGGGCCGTGACCTCCGTCAACGGCGCGGCCGTCACCCAGTCCTCCACCGCGATCCCCGGCATCGCCCTGTACACCGGCCTGCTGCGCGGCGTCCTCGGAGACGGCCTCGTCCCGCCGATCGACCAGCTCGCCGCCCTGTGGGACCAGCTCACCGGTGCCGCCCCGCTCGCCCTGGACGACGAGGGCCGCATCCGCCTGGACACCTTCGAACTGTCCGACGGCGTCCAGGCGGCCGTCGCCGAACGCTGGGAGAGCGCCGACACGGCGACCATTGCCGAACTGGCCGACCTCGACTGGTTCCGCGCCGAGGTCCGCCGCCTCTACGGATTCTCCGTGCCCGGCATCGACTACGCGGCCCCGGTCGCCACCGACGTCCCCTGGCCCGACCACACCCCCTGA
- a CDS encoding Rv1733c family protein, whose translation MRTAMGVWRWRRNPLRRPTDLFEAWVAFAALVCVLVVAPAVGWVAGLQVDGTLQQAAHEQRQERHLVPAVVLRPAPESAAAVGASASASADTSAQRTAPHRTRIVASWTAPDGSSHEGTVPAAEEPPRPGERFRVWTDVRGRLVGQPLDPSAAMFHAGMAGMAAAICVATLVETVRRLVVRRLTHRRYIRLDRAWAAAGPDWGRAGAGS comes from the coding sequence GTGCGGACAGCAATGGGTGTGTGGCGTTGGCGGCGCAATCCGCTGCGCCGGCCGACCGATCTCTTCGAGGCGTGGGTGGCGTTCGCCGCGCTGGTGTGTGTCCTGGTGGTGGCTCCGGCCGTCGGCTGGGTCGCGGGCCTGCAGGTGGACGGTACCCTTCAGCAGGCCGCGCACGAGCAGCGGCAGGAGCGTCATCTCGTCCCGGCGGTGGTCCTGCGGCCCGCCCCGGAGTCGGCGGCGGCCGTGGGCGCCTCCGCGAGCGCCTCCGCCGACACGTCGGCGCAGCGGACGGCCCCGCATCGTACGCGGATCGTGGCCTCGTGGACCGCGCCGGACGGCAGCAGCCACGAGGGCACGGTGCCGGCCGCGGAGGAACCGCCGCGTCCCGGCGAGCGGTTCCGGGTCTGGACCGACGTGCGCGGCCGGCTGGTGGGGCAGCCGCTCGACCCGTCCGCGGCGATGTTCCACGCGGGGATGGCGGGCATGGCCGCCGCGATCTGCGTGGCCACGCTGGTGGAGACGGTCCGGCGGCTGGTCGTACGGCGGCTCACGCATCGGCGGTACATACGTCTGGACCGGGCCTGGGCGGCCGCCGGACCGGACTGGGGCCGAGCGGGTGCGGGCAGTTGA
- a CDS encoding right-handed parallel beta-helix repeat-containing protein — MVQGTVQVTHGGTSRWRRRSGEYPTLTAALAVAGDGDVLSIAPGTYRENLVLEHAVTLRGPEGGAGSVRIAPLDGVALTVRASAVIQDLYLEGQDRAAPALLVEDGCPELTDLRVSTRSAAGIEVRGSGARPLVRRCTVENPAGVGISVLDGGGGVFEECEVVAAGQNGVSVRGGGRPRLERCRIHHATGAGIGVTGDGSGLEALGCEVYEVKGAGVQIAARATARLTDCSVHRTSADGVTLDTDAVLTLAGCDIHDIPENAVDLRSRSVLTLSRTTVRRFGRNGLSVWDPGTRVDAESCEIHDSTGDYPAVWISDGATVSLDSCRVHDVPDALFVLDRGSRVDVVDSDLSQVRNTAVSVSDGATAQLDDCRIREAATGAWFRDHGSGGTLAGCTIDAVQTGVIVTKGADPALERCTVTSPAEAGFYVSAGGRGTFTACRVTGSSGFGFHVMDGCRTTLTRCHTERCARGGYEFAEDGPTVGECTGDESGTRLADRSAPGGAPAGARAGIRTATGAQGPVAAQGSVARPEQVAAPSVPRPADVVEGGAEALARSSGEMLGRLDALVGLDSVKREVRALTDMIEVGRRRQQAGLKAASVRRHLVFTGSPGTGKTTVARLYGEILASLGVLERGHLVEVSRVDLVGEHIGSTAIRTQEAFDRARGGVLFIDEAYALAPEDSGRDFGREAIDTLVKLMEDHRDAVVVIVAGYTAEMERFLTVNPGVASRFSRTITFGDYGPEELLRIVEQQAEEHEYQLGEGTSKALLTYFAELPKGPAFGNGRTARQTFESMVERHAGRVAQLAEPSKDDLTLLFPADLPTLPSLPALPAPC, encoded by the coding sequence ATGGTTCAGGGCACGGTCCAGGTGACGCACGGCGGGACTTCGCGGTGGCGGCGCCGCTCCGGTGAGTATCCGACGCTGACCGCCGCGCTCGCCGTCGCGGGCGACGGGGACGTGTTGTCCATCGCCCCCGGTACCTACCGCGAGAACCTGGTGCTGGAGCATGCCGTCACCCTGCGCGGGCCCGAGGGCGGGGCCGGGTCGGTGCGGATCGCCCCGCTCGACGGGGTCGCGCTGACCGTGCGCGCCTCGGCCGTGATCCAGGACCTGTACCTGGAGGGTCAGGACCGGGCGGCGCCCGCGCTGCTGGTGGAGGACGGCTGCCCCGAGCTCACCGATCTGCGGGTGAGCACCCGTTCCGCCGCCGGCATCGAGGTACGCGGCTCCGGGGCCCGGCCCCTGGTGCGGCGGTGCACGGTGGAGAATCCGGCCGGTGTCGGCATCTCCGTACTGGACGGCGGCGGCGGGGTGTTCGAGGAGTGCGAGGTCGTGGCCGCCGGGCAGAACGGCGTCTCGGTGCGCGGCGGCGGCCGGCCCCGCCTGGAGCGCTGCCGGATCCACCACGCCACGGGCGCGGGGATCGGGGTCACCGGCGACGGCTCGGGGCTGGAGGCGCTGGGCTGCGAGGTGTACGAGGTCAAGGGCGCCGGGGTGCAGATCGCCGCGCGCGCCACGGCGCGGCTCACCGACTGCTCGGTGCACCGCACCTCGGCCGACGGGGTCACGCTCGACACCGACGCGGTGCTCACCCTGGCCGGCTGCGACATCCACGACATTCCGGAGAACGCGGTCGATCTGCGGTCCCGTTCGGTGCTCACCCTCAGCCGCACCACCGTGCGCCGGTTCGGCCGCAACGGCCTGTCCGTGTGGGATCCGGGTACCCGGGTGGACGCCGAGTCCTGCGAGATCCACGACAGCACGGGTGACTATCCGGCGGTGTGGATCAGCGACGGGGCCACGGTCTCCCTCGACTCATGCCGGGTGCACGACGTGCCGGACGCGCTGTTCGTGCTGGACCGCGGCTCCCGCGTCGACGTGGTCGACAGCGATCTGTCCCAGGTGCGCAACACCGCCGTCTCCGTGAGCGACGGGGCCACCGCTCAGCTCGACGACTGCCGGATCCGCGAGGCGGCGACCGGAGCCTGGTTCCGCGACCACGGCAGCGGCGGCACGCTCGCCGGCTGCACCATCGACGCCGTGCAGACCGGTGTGATCGTCACCAAGGGCGCCGACCCCGCCCTGGAGCGGTGCACGGTCACCTCCCCCGCCGAGGCCGGTTTCTACGTGTCGGCGGGCGGCCGGGGCACCTTCACGGCCTGCCGGGTGACGGGCAGCTCCGGCTTCGGCTTCCACGTCATGGACGGCTGCCGCACCACGCTGACGCGCTGCCACACCGAGCGCTGCGCCCGCGGGGGCTACGAGTTCGCGGAGGACGGGCCGACCGTCGGGGAGTGCACGGGCGACGAGTCCGGCACGCGGCTCGCGGACCGGTCCGCCCCGGGCGGCGCGCCCGCCGGGGCGCGGGCGGGGATCCGCACGGCCACCGGGGCGCAGGGCCCCGTGGCGGCGCAGGGCTCCGTGGCGCGGCCGGAGCAGGTGGCCGCGCCTTCCGTACCGCGGCCCGCGGACGTGGTGGAGGGCGGTGCGGAAGCCCTCGCGCGGAGCTCCGGCGAGATGCTGGGCCGGCTCGACGCGCTGGTGGGCCTGGACAGCGTCAAACGCGAGGTGCGGGCGCTCACCGACATGATCGAAGTGGGCCGGCGCCGGCAGCAGGCGGGCCTGAAGGCCGCCTCGGTGCGCCGGCACCTGGTCTTCACCGGCTCCCCCGGCACCGGCAAGACCACGGTCGCCCGGCTGTACGGGGAGATCCTGGCCTCGCTCGGGGTGCTGGAGCGCGGGCACCTGGTCGAGGTGTCCCGGGTGGACCTGGTCGGCGAGCACATCGGCTCCACGGCGATCCGTACCCAGGAGGCCTTCGACCGGGCGCGCGGCGGGGTCCTGTTCATCGACGAGGCGTACGCGCTGGCACCGGAGGACTCGGGCCGGGACTTCGGGCGCGAGGCGATCGACACGCTGGTGAAGCTGATGGAGGACCACCGCGACGCGGTGGTCGTGATCGTCGCCGGGTACACGGCGGAGATGGAGCGCTTCCTGACGGTGAATCCGGGAGTGGCCTCGCGGTTCTCCCGGACCATCACCTTCGGCGACTACGGGCCCGAGGAGCTGCTGCGGATCGTGGAGCAGCAGGCGGAGGAGCACGAGTACCAGCTCGGGGAGGGCACGTCCAAGGCACTGCTGACGTACTTCGCCGAGCTTCCCAAGGGCCCGGCCTTCGGCAACGGCCGCACGGCCCGCCAGACCTTCGAGTCGATGGTGGAGCGGCACGCGGGCCGGGTGGCCCAGCTCGCCGAGCCCAGCAAGGACGATCTCACCCTGCTGTTCCCGGCGGATCTGCCGACGCTGCCGTCGCTGCCGGCCCTGCCCGCTCCTTGCTGA
- a CDS encoding ATP-binding protein has product MISHSRRHCVVELQALPSRIGQIRRIVSAQLRHWELDPLIDRAALGVTELLSNVHRHAQPDKTCTVEIELRLGRLTVSVIDSDPRLPAVHETRAEALETCGRGLALVEALSEAWGARERPDGPGKAVWFSLTAAPAPAEPVRPVPIRATPVREPARAVLLAVDPAAVATGLPAASPVGARPG; this is encoded by the coding sequence GTGATCAGTCATTCCCGCAGGCACTGCGTCGTCGAACTGCAGGCCTTGCCGTCGCGGATCGGCCAAATCCGCAGAATCGTTTCTGCACAACTGCGCCACTGGGAGCTCGACCCGCTCATAGACCGGGCTGCGCTCGGGGTGACGGAACTGCTCAGCAACGTCCATCGCCACGCGCAGCCGGACAAGACCTGCACCGTGGAGATCGAACTCCGGCTCGGACGGCTCACGGTCTCGGTCATCGACAGCGATCCGCGGCTGCCGGCCGTCCACGAGACGCGGGCGGAGGCGCTGGAGACGTGCGGACGCGGGCTCGCCCTGGTGGAGGCGCTCAGCGAGGCCTGGGGGGCGCGCGAGCGGCCGGACGGCCCCGGCAAGGCGGTGTGGTTCTCGCTCACGGCGGCCCCGGCCCCGGCGGAACCGGTACGGCCGGTCCCGATCAGGGCCACGCCCGTACGGGAACCCGCGCGTGCGGTGCTCCTGGCCGTCGATCCGGCGGCCGTCGCGACGGGCCTGCCGGCGGCGTCGCCGGTCGGCGCCCGGCCCGGGTGA
- a CDS encoding PLP-dependent cysteine synthase family protein, translated as MSTTGTTRTSGNTGTTATTVDVDRSDADYRAWLKEAVRKVQADANRSADTHLLRFPLPEAWGIDLYLKDESTHPTGSLKHRLARSLFLYALCNGWVRPGRPVIEASSGSTAVSEAYFAKLIGVPFIAVMPRTTSPEKCRLIEFHGGACHFVDDPMKMYEESAELAARTGGHYMDQFTYAERATDWRGNNNIAESMYQQLRLERYPEPAWIVATAGTGGTSATIARYVHYMQHDTRICVPDPENSCFFDGWTHNDPDASSDCGSRIEGIGRPRMEPSFVPGAIDRMMKVPDAASVAACRALETAIGRKAGGSTGTGLWSALKIISEMVAEGRTGSVVTLLCDPGDRYLDKYYSDEWLAAQRLDIAPYAKTIDTLLTTGVWREPTA; from the coding sequence ATGAGCACCACCGGCACCACCAGAACATCCGGTAACACCGGCACGACTGCCACGACCGTCGACGTCGACCGCAGCGACGCGGACTACCGGGCCTGGCTGAAGGAGGCCGTCCGCAAGGTCCAGGCCGATGCCAACCGCTCCGCCGACACCCACCTGCTGCGCTTCCCGCTCCCCGAGGCGTGGGGCATCGACCTCTACCTCAAGGACGAGTCCACGCACCCGACGGGCTCCCTCAAGCACCGCCTCGCACGCTCGCTCTTCCTGTACGCACTCTGCAACGGCTGGGTCCGCCCCGGCCGCCCGGTGATCGAGGCCTCGTCCGGCTCCACCGCCGTGTCCGAGGCGTACTTCGCCAAGCTGATCGGCGTCCCCTTCATCGCCGTCATGCCCCGCACGACCAGCCCGGAGAAGTGCCGCCTCATCGAATTCCACGGCGGCGCATGCCACTTCGTGGACGACCCGATGAAGATGTACGAGGAGTCCGCCGAGCTCGCCGCCCGCACGGGCGGGCACTACATGGACCAGTTCACGTACGCGGAGCGGGCCACCGACTGGCGCGGCAACAACAACATCGCCGAATCGATGTACCAGCAGCTGCGCCTGGAGCGGTACCCCGAGCCCGCCTGGATCGTGGCGACCGCCGGCACCGGCGGCACCTCGGCGACGATCGCGCGCTACGTGCACTACATGCAGCACGACACCCGCATCTGCGTCCCGGACCCGGAGAACTCCTGTTTCTTCGACGGCTGGACCCACAACGACCCGGACGCGAGCAGCGATTGCGGCTCCCGCATCGAGGGCATCGGCCGGCCGCGGATGGAGCCGAGCTTCGTGCCCGGGGCCATAGACCGGATGATGAAGGTCCCGGACGCGGCGAGCGTCGCCGCCTGCCGGGCGCTGGAGACGGCCATAGGGCGCAAGGCGGGCGGCTCGACCGGCACCGGCCTGTGGAGCGCCCTGAAGATCATCTCGGAGATGGTGGCGGAGGGCCGCACGGGCAGTGTCGTGACCCTGCTGTGCGACCCGGGCGACCGGTACCTGGACAAGTACTACTCCGACGAGTGGCTGGCGGCGCAGCGGCTCGACATCGCCCCCTACGCGAAGACCATCGACACCCTGCTGACGACCGGGGTCTGGCGGGAACCGACCGCCTGA
- a CDS encoding SRPBCC family protein, with the protein MARRLRPVGLDFIDDAPVRLVFAGDTVAPPEAVYQALAEEVEGWADWFGAVTLARPTHGGAGREIRLTGGVRFQETIMAAEPERRYAYRVDTTNAPGVRALLEEWRLTPAGSGTHVRWTFAADGPAPFRLGLAAARPGLGRSFRTAVRALDRRLTARRAADQ; encoded by the coding sequence ATGGCTCGCCGACTCCGACCGGTGGGGCTCGACTTCATCGACGACGCACCGGTACGGCTGGTCTTCGCCGGCGACACCGTGGCGCCGCCCGAGGCCGTGTACCAGGCACTCGCGGAGGAAGTGGAGGGCTGGGCCGACTGGTTCGGGGCCGTGACCCTGGCCCGCCCCACGCACGGGGGCGCGGGCCGCGAGATCAGGCTGACGGGCGGGGTGCGCTTCCAGGAGACCATCATGGCGGCCGAACCCGAGCGGCGTTACGCGTACCGGGTCGACACCACCAACGCACCCGGAGTGCGGGCGCTGTTGGAGGAGTGGCGGCTGACCCCGGCGGGTTCCGGCACGCACGTCCGCTGGACCTTCGCCGCGGACGGCCCGGCCCCCTTCCGCCTCGGCCTGGCCGCCGCCCGTCCCGGCCTGGGCCGCTCCTTCCGTACGGCGGTCCGTGCGCTGGACCGGCGGCTCACCGCCCGGCGCGCGGCGGATCAGTAG
- a CDS encoding alpha-ketoglutarate-dependent dioxygenase AlkB family protein — MDGELFPRERTVIAPGAVHVPDWLGAQRQGELLAACRAWARPPAGLRTVRTPGGGVMTARQVCLGLHWYPYGYARTAVDGDGEPVKPMPPWLAALGREAVTAAYGDAPGAGAGSGAAYDIALINFYAGDSRMGMHRDAEERSTAPVVSLSLGDTCVFRFGNTASRGRPYQDVELRSGDLFVFGEASRLAYHGVPKVLPGTGPRELGLTGRLNITLRVGGLG, encoded by the coding sequence ATGGACGGGGAACTCTTCCCGCGCGAGCGGACGGTGATCGCCCCCGGCGCCGTGCACGTACCGGACTGGCTCGGGGCTCAGCGCCAGGGCGAGTTGCTGGCGGCATGCCGCGCGTGGGCGCGGCCGCCCGCCGGCCTGCGCACCGTACGCACCCCGGGCGGTGGGGTGATGACCGCCCGCCAGGTGTGCCTCGGCCTGCACTGGTATCCGTACGGGTACGCACGCACCGCCGTCGACGGCGACGGGGAACCGGTCAAGCCGATGCCGCCGTGGCTCGCCGCACTGGGGCGGGAGGCGGTCACCGCCGCGTACGGGGACGCGCCGGGGGCCGGGGCCGGCTCCGGGGCGGCGTACGACATCGCGCTGATCAACTTCTACGCGGGCGACTCCCGCATGGGCATGCACCGCGACGCCGAGGAGCGGTCCACCGCGCCGGTGGTCTCGCTCAGCCTCGGCGACACCTGCGTCTTCCGGTTCGGGAACACCGCCTCGCGCGGACGCCCGTACCAGGACGTCGAGCTGCGCAGCGGTGATCTCTTCGTCTTCGGGGAGGCGAGCCGGCTGGCCTACCACGGGGTGCCGAAGGTCCTGCCGGGTACGGGCCCGCGGGAGCTCGGACTGACCGGCCGGCTGAACATCACACTCCGGGTCGGCGGCCTGGGCTGA